In Carettochelys insculpta isolate YL-2023 chromosome 25, ASM3395843v1, whole genome shotgun sequence, one DNA window encodes the following:
- the BSX gene encoding brain-specific homeobox protein homolog: MNHNFTAPGHPVSAPRPTSFFIEDILLHKPKPLREVPPEHFSSPLASRVPLLDYGYPLLPAPGLLAPHPHHALHKPEHRHPYFLTTTGMPVPALFPHHPHAELPGKHCRRRKARTVFSDSQLSGLEKRFEMQRYLSTPERVELAAALSLSETQVKTWFQNRRMKHKKQLRKSQDEPKEPSAEECREQSPSEPGLSGPASAEPRPQPAFLLEENEDDVDIIEDGDGCAPPHLV, encoded by the exons ATGAACCACAACTTCACCGCGCCCGGGCACCCCGTCTCCGCGCCGAGGCCGACCTCCTTCTTCATCGAGGACATCTTGCTGCACAAGCCCAAGCCGCTGAGGGAGGTCCCGCCTGAGCACTTCTCCAGCCCCTTAGCCTCCAGGGTCCCGCTCCTGGACTACGGGTACCCCCTGCTGCCCGCCCCCggcctgctggctccccacccgcACCACGCGCTCCACAAGCCGGAGCACCGCCATCCCTACTTCTTAACCACCACGG GCATGCCGGTGCCCGCCCTCTTCCCGCACCACCCGCACGCCGAGCTGCCCGGCAAGCACTGCCGCCGCCGCAAAGCCCGCACCGTCTTCTCCGACTCGCAGCTCTCCGGCCTGGAGAAGAGGTTCGAGATGCAGCGCTACCTGTCCACCCCGGAGCGCGTGGAGCTGGCCGCGGCGCTCAGCCTCTCCGAGACGCAG GTCAAGACGTGGTTCCAGAACAGAAGAATGAAGCACAAAAAGCAGCTGAGGAAATCCCAGGACGAGCCGAAGGAGCCCAGCGCGGAGGAGTGCCGGGAGCAGAGCCCCAGCGAGCCTGGACTGAGCGGGCCGGCCAGCGCGGAGCCCCGCCCGCAGCCCGCTTTCCTGCTGGAGGAGAACGAGGACGACGTGGACATCATCGAGGACGGAGACGGCTGCGCCCCGCCGCATCTGGTATAG